A DNA window from Vagococcus penaei contains the following coding sequences:
- the brnQ gene encoding branched-chain amino acid transport system II carrier protein, with amino-acid sequence MKLKLTMKERLYIGMMVFGLFFGAGNLIFPIQIGQEAGANVLLANMGFLVTGIGLPFLGIVAFGTSDSESLMDLGNRVGPRYAKILTTILYLIIGPLFALPRLATTSFEVGFAPFVKSDYQIISLLAFTLIFFSVVWFFSRKPSRILDYIGKFLTPLFLILLAIILLFAFLKPMGSITHASIQGGYQNHAFLTGFTAGYNTLDALAALAFGTIIVDSMKSLGIKQPKYIALELSKAGMIGIVIMGVLYTLLSLTGTMSLGEFSVNANGGITLAQISHYYLGNFGSFLLAIIVLIACVKTAIGLSTAFAKTFDLLYPKVNYVTFVVIALTSSFIISNFGLTRLIAISIPVLMFIYPLAMTLILMSLGAHIFDRRPVIYRTVTLFTLVASSIDCINALPKTFIQRYPILMNILSFADHYLPLFRLGLSWVPFACLGLLVGLIISHYQLKKDA; translated from the coding sequence GTGAAACTAAAATTAACAATGAAAGAACGACTGTACATCGGTATGATGGTATTTGGTTTATTTTTTGGAGCAGGTAACCTCATTTTTCCGATTCAAATTGGTCAAGAGGCTGGGGCAAATGTCTTGTTAGCGAACATGGGATTTTTGGTTACTGGTATTGGCTTACCATTTTTAGGAATCGTAGCATTTGGAACGTCAGATAGCGAAAGTTTAATGGATTTAGGTAATCGTGTTGGACCTCGCTATGCTAAGATATTAACCACAATTCTCTATTTAATTATTGGTCCATTATTTGCGCTACCTAGACTAGCAACTACATCTTTTGAGGTCGGTTTCGCACCATTCGTTAAATCAGATTATCAAATCATTAGTTTATTGGCTTTTACATTAATTTTCTTTAGCGTTGTTTGGTTTTTTTCACGTAAACCTAGTAGAATTTTGGATTATATTGGTAAATTTTTAACCCCGTTATTTTTAATTTTGTTAGCTATTATTCTTTTATTTGCTTTTCTCAAACCAATGGGATCCATCACTCATGCTAGTATACAAGGCGGATATCAAAATCATGCATTTTTAACTGGCTTTACAGCTGGGTACAATACACTTGATGCCTTAGCAGCACTAGCTTTTGGTACGATTATTGTTGATAGCATGAAATCATTGGGTATTAAGCAACCTAAATATATTGCTCTCGAGTTATCAAAAGCAGGAATGATTGGTATTGTCATCATGGGGGTTCTTTATACATTGTTATCATTAACTGGAACCATGAGTTTAGGTGAATTTTCTGTTAATGCTAATGGAGGTATTACGCTAGCCCAAATCTCACACTATTATTTAGGCAATTTTGGTAGTTTTTTATTAGCGATTATTGTTTTGATCGCTTGTGTTAAAACTGCTATCGGTTTATCTACAGCATTTGCTAAAACATTTGACTTATTATATCCGAAAGTGAATTATGTCACATTTGTAGTTATTGCTTTAACCAGTTCATTTATTATTTCTAATTTTGGTTTAACGCGACTTATTGCAATTTCTATTCCTGTTCTGATGTTTATTTATCCTTTAGCAATGACACTAATTTTAATGTCACTTGGAGCTCATATTTTTGATAGACGTCCTGTAATCTATCGTACAGTAACACTTTTTACGTTGGTCGCATCGAGTATCGATTGTATTAATGCACTGCCCAAAACATTTATTCAAAGGTACCCGATATTAATGAATATCCTGTCTTTTGCGGATCATTATTTACCGTTGTTTCGTTTAGGTTTAAGTTGGGTGCCATTTGCTTGTCTTGGTTTATTAGTTGGTTTAATTATTAGTCACTATCAACTTAAAAAAGATGCTTAA